A stretch of DNA from Anopheles nili chromosome 2, idAnoNiliSN_F5_01, whole genome shotgun sequence:
ACCATACCACCGGCGGTAGCGGAAATAGATCCGATGGACTCTACGTAAAATTCGGAATCGCTATCATCCGATGTAATGTCGTTGGAATTGAGTTTTTCGTACTTGTTGCGATCATCCAATGGAAGTTTTATGAAACTAGGTGATCCTTTTTCACCGCTGCTAATAAGATCGTCTAGTTTAAGATTCTTTGGTCCGAGCACTGATTTGTCGATGGCAATCTCCTTGTGATTACTACCCGTTCCAACATCAATGCCGTTGCGGTATGGTTCCGTAGGAGTGTTTTCTATCAAACTCTCCTTGCCTCCGCCATGGCCGCTACCAACGGCATGTCGCCAACGGTCACTTATTTTAGAGGCCAGTTTGGACGATCCACTTTTCTGTTTAAAACGCTTTGGAAGCGTGAATGGAGCAGAACCGAAGGGGTCTTCATCAAGTGACAACAAATCTTTCCCCGATAAGCCTCCGTTTGTTGCAATCATACCAGTGGAAATGGCCTGAGATAAGGATCGGCGTTGGGATCCCCAGTATGATATGCAACGATCGGATTTCATCTCCTctggtgaagtcacaatagAAGTTTGGCTGCCTTCAAGACGTAACTTATCAAATTCTGCGCCAAACAGTTGATCTTCCGTTAGCGTTGAGATGGGACTAAAGGGAGATGCATCCCCAAATGGATTCCACGTTGATGAGCCTGACAAAGGAGAGACGAGCGATTTTTCACTGTTTGAATTGCTCAAAATGTGCTGTTGCGAATGTGACAACACCGTTGGCCGTGGACGAATAGACATTGTGGTGGAAGTAGACATCGAATCTTGCTCAAATGGCGACAATATAGTGGCAGGTGAAACAGTTGCTGAAGGTACGGTAAACCTTGGAAAAGCGTATATGTGTAAAACAATTAGTACTATAAACCTTACTGTAAATATTTAGTATTCTTACTTAAAACTAGTTGTGTCGATTTCCGTTACAATTGGGCTGTTTCTCGGAATCGAGGCGCCGAGAAATTTATCATCAAAGTTGACCACAAACTTGTCACAATCTATAACAGCCGCAGGAATTGGCGAGATGACGTTTTTTGGTGAGGGATTCAACGACACGGCGGCAAGCGTGAGCCCCATCGACGGAGTTGTCGAAGTTTGTTGCGTTGGTTTCGGTCTAGATCTCGGTGCTACACTGGTTCCATGCCCACTGCCGATCGCTAAGGTTGAAAGTCTCGAATCACTTGCCATACTGGCGGTGGAATCCAACGGGAGCTGTTGTGAACCACACAGCTTTGCGGCTGCTTTATGCTTATTGGTCGTCGACTGGGGCATCTTAGCAGTTCCGATGCTTCAGACTGATTCTTCAATGGAACACCGCTCAGTCATTATCCATGGCTATCCGACGAGAAAAGTAGCGCAAAAGTAGAGTGTTACATGTGTGAAATCAGTAACAACTTTCAAACCGTGTAAGCTCTAGATACGAGAAGAAACGGGGATGCAATCATAACAGGACTTTTTGTTTACATTGACCGATAAAAGAGTATGTGGCTGTGGGAGTTGTGTGGGAGGAATGCAAAAGTAAAGAGAGAAGCAACGCAATCGGATCTTGTGCTTTGACGTATGCTTCAGCCGCTTGTTCGGTTCGCCCATGCCCTAACAAGCAGAAAGCAGTAACTGGAGAACTAAAAAAACAGCTGCTCTCTTCTCAGTACTGCGTTGTTGTTTGATCATCGCTACGTCAGCGATAATACAATGTACGATAATAGCGTATCATTATGAGTCGTGACAATTAGGAACCAGGAATGGCTTTCGATTCGTATTCAGATGATGCGATGTACACTCACCCAAAAGGTAGAAGAAAATTGTTCAGAATACGACTTAAAACCTTATACTGCCAGTATCCTACGCACAGGAAGGAAAGATTTTGTCTTATCTGAGAAAACACTATTTCACTTGATAACGTTGATGTAACGAGTTGCGTACAGTGTGCAAAACATGTGATGAATAAGTCCTTATTTATCTTAAACAAGCAAAACTCCGATTAAATACAGCGTCGCATCACTTCGAACTCGCGGAACAACAGTGTGATGTTGTGAATAGCTTTTCTGAATGTTGCTGTCAAACTAAAGCGGTCAGATGGAGCTTCAGTAAAAATGATTTTGTCCAGTTTGACAAGAAATCAAAATACAAACAACTGTGTTCCTAAAACAAATAACAGACAAATTTACAAATGTTGCGCTGATTTTTATTAATGACTAGGATTAAAACAGCTATTCTCCTTTAACGTTAGGCGTAACATGGTTTTAAAAAGGCAttgaaaaaatatcacaaatcaTATCATTTCTAGCGAACGTAATACAGGGAAAATCATTGTTAAAATTTCATAGTCTTCAGGGTGTAAGCTTTTTAAATGATTAACCGACGAATTCGCATCCGGATCTTGAGGATTGATGATCTCACTCATTATGATAATGAAAGGTCGGAGTCTCAAGGGAAATAGTTCATAATATTCCTTATTAGAGAGCTCTTCCttggaaaatcgaacacaaGCTGTAACCAACGGTTGGGTTCGTTTTCGATCCTGCTCTGCAAGATAGGTGAGAATCACATAAAAAGATCCGCTTACAGTGAGACATCGTGAAATAAATCGAAATTCACTCATGTTCTTAAGCGTTGAATAATCTAAATAGTCGAGTTGCATTAGTGCTCTCATGGTAGAATGCAAAAATTGAGGATATACCTGAGAAAGCTCATTGATCAGTCTAGGGAGATAAAAACGAATGGCTTGTTTCCATGATCGAATGAAAAAATTCCGCAACGAAATGTTATGCTCGAATTTAAAAACGTATGGCTTTAAGAGAAGCACTTTCTCGAGCAAGGATTCTTCATCTATCGGCTCCGTGTTCAGTTCCGCCAATCCCGCATCAAGTATGATAGTTAAGTTTTGAGCTATTTGATCGCAAATGCAGTAGTTTTTTAAAGCTGATCGCTCATCAACACTTTTTAGGATTGAAAAATTTGCTTCGTTGATGGGTAAAGTATGTCCAGTATTATTAGCTGTCTTGGTACTAGTGCACTCAGATATATCCGTCGACTTTTTCAATTTATGGAGGAAAAacgtctaaaaaaaataaacaattgaagaaattattaattttaaatgataTCCCCGTACACACTTACCATCGTTGAGAGGATTTCAATGTCAGTTTCATCCCAGGATCGATCAATGATACAACTTGAACTTTCCTTCAATCGGCTTTGGTGGTAAGAATCGTGCATTTTGTTAACGTTtaactttttttcattgct
This window harbors:
- the LOC128721207 gene encoding uncharacterized protein LOC128721207 translates to MELYFQYNCSCSNEKKLNVNKMHDSYHQSRLKESSSCIIDRSWDETDIEILSTMTFFLHKLKKSTDISECTSTKTANNTGHTLPINEANFSILKSVDERSALKNYCICDQIAQNLTIILDAGLAELNTEPIDEESLLEKVLLLKPYVFKFEHNISLRNFFIRSWKQAIRFYLPRLINELSQVYPQFLHSTMRALMQLDYLDYSTLKNMSEFRFISRCLTVSGSFYVILTYLAEQDRKRTQPLVTACVRFSKEELSNKEYYELFPLRLRPFIIIMSEIINPQDPDANSILAV